Below is a window of Thermodesulfomicrobium sp. WS DNA.
CCTGGCATGCGCCCAAGGAGTAATATCAAGGAGTTCTATAGAGAAAAGTTCTTTGCATTGACACACCTAAGGTTCCTCGCTAGCCCGAGGTCTCTGGCATCATCAATTTGAGGAGGTCTTCATGTTTGCACTGAGCAAGGCCGCAAAGGAGCAGTTGGATATGCACTTTGCGGGAAAGGATGTATCCCCCATCCGCGTCTATATCGCCGCTGGCTGAGGGGGGCCGCGGTTGGCCCTCGCTCTGGATGAGCGAAAAGACGGCGATACGGTCCTGGATGTGGATGGCTATACGTTTCTGGTCGAAACGAACCTGCTTCAGGAAGTGGCTCCCATTCGCGTGGATTTCAACCACCACTATGGCTTCAATGTGCAGTCGCGCCTGAAAGTCACCAGTTCGGGCTGCAGTTCCTGCTCTTCCTGCGGGTAGCAGTCCCGATCACCGACGAGAGCAGAGCCTGGGGGAAACCCTGGGCTTTTTTGTTTGGGGCGGTGTTTTTGACTTCCCCTGTCCGCGTGGGTACACCAAAAACCTCGTCTCTTCCCACCTGAGAGGTTCTTATGGAGCGCAAGAAACTGCCCATCGGCATCCAGACCTTTGCCAAGATCTGCCAGGAAAACTGCTATTACGTGGACAAAACGCCGTTCGTGGCGCGTCTGGCCGAGGACGGCGGCTACTACTTCCTCTCCCGGCCGCGGCGCTTCGGCAAATCCCTGTTCCTCGACACCTTGGCTGAAGCATTTGCCGGCAACCGCGCGCTTTTTACCGGACTGTATCTCGAGAATCACTGGAATTGGGAGAATCACCATCCAGTAATTCGGCTTTCCTTCGCCGAAGGGCGGCTGCAGCAGGAAGCCCAGTTGGAAGAACACATCCACGAGACCCTGACGGAAAATGCGGAGCGCCTCGGGGTGTCCATCGATCCTGCGCCCAAAGACGTCCACCTGCGCTTCGGTCAGCTCATCACCCGTGCAGCGGAGAAGCACAAGCGCCAGGCCGTGGTGCTCATTGACGAGTACGACAAACCCATCCTCGATAACCTCACCGATCCGGACACGGCGCGGGCCATGCGCGAGGGCCTGCGCAACATCTATTCCGTGCTCAAGGGCCGGGATGCAGATCTGCGCTTCGTGTTTCTCACCGGGGTGTCCAAGTTCAGCAAGGTGAGTCTCTTTTCCGGGCTCAACAACCTCAACGACATCACCGTGGATGAGCGCTACGCCACCATCTGCGGCTATACCGAAGCAGATCTGGATGCGGTCTTCGGCCCGGAGTTTACCGCTGCCGCCAAGGAAGGCCGCGCGCTCGATCGCGATGCCGTGCGTGCCTGGTACAACGGCTACCGCTGGGGAAGCGGGGAAAGCGTCTACAATCCTTTCGACGTGCTGCTCCTTCTCGATAAGCGAGAATTTCGCGCCTGGTGGTTCGAGACCGCCACGCCTACGTTTCTCGTGGAGTGGCTCATGCGCCATCAGTTCTTCACCCCGCGTCTGGAGCGCCTGTACGCCGACGACGCCCTGCTTTCGGCCTTTGACGTGGAGGCCATCGCCCCCGAGGCCCTGCTTTGGCAGACGGGCTACGTCACCATCACCCGCGTGCACCGCAGCGAAGACGGGGTGGAGTACGAGCTGGGTCTTCCCAACCGCGAGGTGCGCATGGCCCTCAACCGCGCCCTGGTGCGGGGCTTGGTGCCCGAGCTCCCGCATGCCCCGAATTTTGCCCTCACCACCATGCTCAAGGAGGGCGACGCCCACGGCCTGGGTGAGCACATGCGCAGCCTCTTTGCCGGCATCCCCGCAGACTGGTACCGCAAAAACCCCATGGCCCGGTACGAAGGTTATTTCGCCAGCGTGTTCTATAGCCACCTGGCGGGCCTTGGGGTGATGACCATCCCGGAGCGCGTCTGCACCCCGGGGCGCTTGGACCTGGTGGTCATCGCCGGGGCAGTGGTGTGGATCTTCGAGTTCAAGGTCATCGACGGCGACACCCCCACGGGCGAGGCCCTGCGGCAGATCCAGGCAAAGGGCTACGCCGCGGCCTACCGGGGCAAGGCGGCAGTAGCGCGGGTCGTGGAAGTGGGGGTGGAATTCAGCACGGCCAAGCGCCAGATCGTGGGCTGGGAGGTGGCATAACGCGCCTCTTGGAGGGGGTGATGTCCTCTTGGTTGATGCCGCGACTGTCTGGCGCAACCTGGGCGGCGCGCCCCCCAAGACGAGGTGCCCTGGTTGCGGCTTGGCGGCATGTATTGTTCTCTCGGACCGCACTGGGTGACAACCAGAGTGCTCTCGCGTATGTCCCCGGTCCGGGAGGAGCCATTGCGTCGACCAAGCCTATGCCTTCTGGTGGTGCTGACTCTCCTGGCCTCGGTGTGTTGGGGCGAGGAGAACGTGCGGCTTTTTTTCCACAAAACCGCTGCGGGCAAGGCCCCAGAGGGGCCCAAGCACGTGGTGCGGGAAGGGGAATGGCTCTACAAAATCCTTGAGGACGCCGGCTTTTCCCGGGAAGAATTCCCTCAAGTGATTCCCAAGGTGCGGGCCATGAACCCGCATGTGGCGGACTTCAACCACCTGCGCGCCGGCCAGGTGCTCTATCTCCCGCGGGCCCCAAAGGCCGGCAAGGCATCTGCCTCGCACCGCCCGCCGGTCTCCCCTTCCGCCCCACCGACGCTGCTGCGCAAGGAATACGTGGTGCAGCCAGGGGAGACCCTGACCCAGATCTTGCGGCGGGAAACCGGCGCCACGGATGCCGAACTTTACGCGCGGCTCTTTGATGTGGTGCGGCAATACAACCCGCACATCCACAACCTCGACGCCCTGCGCCCCGGCGACCGCTTGGAACTCCCCGCCGGAACCCCTTGGCGGAGCGACGCCGAAGGCAACGCTTCCTCTACCAGTGCCGAAGACACATCCCCCAACGAAGACGCCCCCTTGGGTGCGGGAGAAAATGCCACGCAAGAAGTCGGCGTCGCCCAGGGCGGCACGGGGGGAAACGGCACGGGTCTTGCCCCCGCAGGAGGACTGGCCGTGCCCGCAAGCGGTGATGCCCCTCAAAGCACCATCGAGAGAAGCGGATCCGAACCTGCGCAACCCGCTGTCTCGGTATCGCCGCTGCGTTCTTGGGAACAGGGACGAGCGCAGGCCCGCCAGCTTCTCCAAGGTTTGGGTTTGACCTTGATCCCAGGAGAAGAGGCCCTTTTTCCCTTGGAAGACGGCAGTTGGTTTGCCGTCAATCTGCGCGAAACTCCGGCCCTTTCCACGCCGTGGGGGGCGCGCATGCTCCTCCTGGATGCCCCCAAGCCCGCCTCGTGGATGGAGAGTGCCCGAGCCGCAGGCTTTGTCCCCATCATGGTGCCTGCGGACTGGCAACTGCGCCCGGTGCTCCAGGCGCTGGCAGGCGCGTTCCCCCAGCAGGTACATTTGTGGCCCCAAGGCCGCAATCTGGTGCTGCCGCGCCAGGGCATGAGCATCAATCTCAGGGCCGCACTCGTGGCGGTCCTGGAGGGCGGGCGCACGGTAGCCCTATGGACCCAGGACCAAAACGCCCCGCCGCTTCCGCAAGGGGTGCGGGAAATTTTGGCTGCTGCGCAGGTGACGCTTCTGGAAACTGACGCCAGCGGCACACCCTTTGCCCCGCCAGCGCTGCCCGGGGCGGCCATGCTCCTTCCTGCGGCCAACGCCGCCTGGCTCCACAAGCAGCTCGACGCACGTTTTCCCGAGATCCGCCCGCTGACCTCGCCGGGGCAGATCTTGGCCTTCTTGCGGCATGGGAAGCACCTGGTTTCCAAACATATCACCCTTTCCTGGGTGCGCGGCGCCAACGAGCTTTCCATCCAAATCCCTGCATGGCTCATCGATGGCGAGCCTCCCATCGCCCTCCTGGAAGACCCTCTGCCGGCCACAGTAGCCTTGCTTGCCCAAAACGGCTACCAATGCGCCCGCATGGAACGCTGACAGGAGGAGGCCGCATGCGTGCGGAATTTCGGGTGTATGGGCACATCGCTGGGGCGCCGAAACCTGTCCTCGATCGCATCGCGCAGATGTTGGCCGGGTACGAAGTCACCTTCCAAGCCGATGGAAGCCTCGACTTTGTCCACGAAGGCCTGTGGCGGGACGCGGAGGCCGACCTTCACGCAATCCATGAAGTCTTGGGCGCTGCAGGTCGCGGGGTGGTGGATGTCATCGACCACGCCGAGTGGCGGATGACCCGGTACTTCTTGGAAAATGGCGGCATTCGGGCCGTGCCCATCCATCTCGATCACGCCCTGGACACCGCCTACCGCAGCGAAAAAGGAGTGGATCATGCATGAACTATCCTTGGTGGAGGGCATCCTCGCCATCGTGCGCGAAGAAATGGCCAAGCACGGCCTCAAGCGCCTTATCCGGGTACGGGTCAAACACGGGGAGCTTTCCGCAGTGGTGCCTGAAGCCTTGGAGACGGCCTTTGAGGTCCTGACCGTGGGCACCGATCTCGCCGGGGCCTGCTTGGAACCGGAGATGGTCCCCCTGCGGGTACGTTGCCGCCAGTGCGGCGAGGAGTTTTCTCCATCGGAGAACGAACGCTTCTTGATGCCCTGTCCGGCCTGTGGCACGGAGCTCGGCCACCATGTCCTTTCTGGAAGGGAACTCTACATCGACCACATCGAGGCCGAATAGTCCGGCCTGCAACCTGAATTGCAAGGAGAAGAGCCCATGCAAGTGGAAGTCGCCCGCAATATCCTGGAAGCCAACGACGCCGGCGCCGAAGAGCTGCGCCGCATCTTCGCTCGTCATGGCCTGTTGGTGCTCAACCTCATGAGCTCCCCGGGATCGGGCAAGACCACCCTCCTCGAGCGCACACTTACGGATTTGCGCGGACAGTTGCGCTTTGGAGTCATCGAAGGCGATTGCCAGACGGAAAACGACGCCCGCAGGGTGGCCGCCACCGGCGCCCGGGCCGTGCAGATCAATACCCATGGCGGCTGCCACTTGGATAGCACCATGGTGCGCGAGGCCTGTGAGCAGCTCGGGCTGGACGACCTGGATATCCTCATCATCGAAAACGTGGGCAACTTGGTTTGCCCGGCGGAGTTTTCTTTGGGCGAGGACGCCAAGGTGACCATCTTGAGTGTCACCGAAGGGGACGACAAGCCCGAAAAATATCCCTTCATCTTCTCCCAATCCCGGGTTATGCTCCTCAACAAGATCGATCTCTTGCCCTACGTGCCCTTTGACCCCGCCCGGGCGAGCGCCTTTGCCCGCGCCGTCAACCCTGAGCTGGAGATCTTCGAGGTGGCGGCCCTTTCCGGCCAGGGCATGGACGTATGGTATGCGTGGCTGCGCAGGAGTCTGGAAGCCAAGCGGGCGGCACGCTAGATCGCATGCGCTCCATTTTCGAGCATTCCTCAAAGGAGGACCCTATGTTCCAAGTCAAGGACATCATGACGGAAGACGTGTTCACCCTCAAAGAAACCGATACCTTGAGTGCGGCCAAGGACCTCATGAGTTTGGCCCGCATCCGCCACATCCCCATTGTGAACGACGCCGGAAAATTCGTGGGTCTGGTGACCCACCGGGATATCCTGTCCGCTACGGTCTCCAAACTTGCAGGCATCGATTCCGCAACCCGAGAAGAGATCGAATCCCGCATCCCGGTGCGCGAGATCATGCAGCGGGAAGTGACCACCATCCGTGAAGACGCCCCGCTCAAAGAGGCGGCCACCATCCTGCTCCGGGGAAAGTTCGGCTGCCTGCCGGTGCTGCGGAAGGGCAAACTTTGCGGCATCATCACCGAGGCCGATTTCCTGCGCCTCACCATCCAGCTCCTCGAAGCCACGGACGTGGACGACGCCTAAGAGGGGTTTGACACCATGGGGGATGGCTTCGTAGGCGAAGCGGCATGCACGCCATCCATCCCCGCATCCAATCCGCCCTGGAAACGGTGCTCGCCGGCGGCACAGTCTCGCCAGAGGCGGCGATGGAGATCGCTCTCCTGCCCGACTCCGAGACCCCAGGCCTGCTGCTGGCGGCCCGCACCATCCGCCGGGCCTTTCTCGGTGCAGCCACGCACCACTGCGCCATCGTCAACGCCAAGAGCGGCCGCTGCTCGGAAAACTGCGCCTTTTGCGCCCAAAGCAGCCATTGGCCCACTGCGGTTTCGCAGTACGGCCTCTTGGATGAGGCCAGCCTCGTGGCGCGCGGTGAAGAAGCCGCCGCCTGGGGGGTGCGCTGCTTTTCCCTGGTGACCAGCGGTCTGCGCCTCTTACCCCGGGAGATGGAGACCGTGTGTCGGGTGGTGGAGGTCCTGCGCCGGCGCACGAACCTGGAAATCGCCGCCTCCTTGGGGCTGCTTTCCGAAGAGGACGCCCGCTGCCTGCGGCAGGCAGGGCTGGTGCGCTACCACCACAACCTGGAGACCGCGGGCTCATTCTTTGCCCGCATTTGCTCCACCCATGATTACGCCGAAGACCTCGCCACTGTGGAGCGGGCCAAGGCCCATGGATTTTCCGTGTGCTGCGGCGGCATCCTCGGCCTTGGGGAAGGATGGGCCGAACGCATCGAGCTCGCCTGCACCCTGCGCGACCTCGAGGTGGACCGGGTCCCCCTCAATTTCCTCACCCCCATCCCCAAGACCCCACTGGAGAACCAGCCCCTCCTTGCCCCGGCCGAGGCCCTCAAAAGTATCGCCCTCTTCCGCCTGCTTGTGCCCCGCGCCGGCATCACCATCGCCGGCGGACGCGGCCGCGTGCTCCAAGACTACCAGTCCTGGGCGCTTCTCGCCGGCGCCACCGGCTACATGCTCGGCAATTACCTCACGACTCCGGGGCGGGATCTTGCCGCAGACCAAGCCATGCTGGAGGCCGGGACATGGATTTGACCATCATGCACCGCTCGCCCTCCCAGATCACGGCGCAGCTTTCCTTTTCCGCCCACGACCCCTGGGTGCGGGAGCACTTTCCCGGCGCTCCCGTGCTCCCTGGATCCCTGGCCCTGGCGGCCGTGCTCTATCTTGCCGAACACCTGGCCGCGCAAACATGGACGGTCCGGCGGCTGCGCTGCCACGCCCCGGTGCCGCCGGGCACCTACCGCCTGTGCGTCAGCCAGCACCAGGGCGGCGTGCGCGGCATGCTCGTTGACGCTCACGAAACGCCGCTCGTCTCTGCGGAGCTTGTGCCATGAAGCTTACCTTTCAGGGCCGCCGCGCCCTCCTTCTGGGCGGAAGCTGCGACCTTGGATTGGCCCTCATTCCACTCCTCAACGCCGAAGGGCTCGAAGTCTTCGCCACCGCCGCCTCCGCGCCAGGACGGGCCCGCCTCGCCGCCCTGCTGCCACCGGAGCGGATATACACCGTGCACCTCGGAGAAGCGGCAAGCGTATCGGTATTGGCCGAAAACCCGCCGCTGGTGGACTATCTGGTGGATCTGGCGCACCTGCGGGAAGACGACGCCCTGCTGCTCTCCCTGGACCCCGCCAAGGCCCACGCCACCTGGATGGCCATGGGGGCGCACCGCCACCAGCTCATCTGCGCCCTGGGCCGCGGCATGCTCGCCCGGCGTTTCGGACGCATGCTCTACGTCTCTTCCACCGCTGCCGCTGTCCCTGCCCCAGGGCAAGGACTCTACAGCGCCCTCAAGCGGGCTGCTGAAGGCATCTATCACACCCTTGGGGTGGAGCTCGCCAGCCGCGGGGTCAGCACCGTGAGCCTGCGCCTTGGTCTGACCCAGGCCGGCCGCGGGGCCGCCTTTCTTGAGCACCACCCCCACCTCCCCTGGGTATCCCCCGAGGACGCCGCCTCCTGCATGGTGTTTCTCCTCTCCGACCAAGGGCTGTGCATCCGTTTGACCTCCATCACCGTGGACGCCGGACTCTTAGCGCGTAAGTATTCATCATGACTGACGAAATCATTCGAATCATTGCCGATATCATGGACCAAGACCCGCACACCATCACCCCCGCCACCTACCTGGTGCGGGATCTGGGCGCTCAGTCCATCGACCTTTTGGAAATCGGTGTGGCCATGCAGCAGCGCCTGGGCATCCCGGTGCAGGACGACACCCTGTTTTTGCGGGATCTGCGTCTGGTGCTGCTGCGTGCCGCGGACGAAAAGACCGCGCCCGAAGCGGCCTTGGCGCAGCGCTATCCCCATCTGAGCCCGGCGCGCATCAGCGCCATCCTTGCGGATCTCGATGCCGGTCCGGTGCTGCAAGTGGCGGATCTTGTCGCCTACGCCGTCCACGTACGCTCATGAAGGTTGTGCTCACCGGCTGGGGGGCGGTCACCCCCTTGGGAGCGAGCCCGCAGGCCATGGCCGAGGCTGTGCGTCGAGGGCAAACCCCCTTTGTCCCATCGCCATGGGGGTATCCGGTGGCCCCGGCACCTTCCCCCAATGTGCGCGCCCTCGTAGGTCCCATGAAAAACGCCCGCTACCTCTGCCGGGCCGGGCGCCTGGCCGTGGCTGCAGCGGTGCAGGCAGTGGCGGATGCGGGGCTTGCTCCTCCACTTTCTCGGACGGCGCTTTTTCTCGGCCTTGGCCCGCACCTGGAGGCAGCCCCACCCCAGGCCTTGTGGCTCTTGTCCGCCATGCCCTCCACCACCACTTCCCTGGTGGCCGCGGCCCTGGGCATCCACGGGGAAAGCGCCACGCTACTCGGGGCATGTGCGGCCTCGACGCAAGCCTTGGCCTGGGGGGCCCGGACCATCGCCGAGGGCCGCACCTCCGTGGCCCTGGTGGGCGGCGCCGACAGCCGGGTGGGCGAGCGCGCGGTGGCGGCGTACGCCAGCGCCGGAGTCCTCGCCCCTGCGGACATCCGCCCCTTCGATAGAGAACGAAGCGGCTTCATCCCCGCCGAAGGAGCGGCTATGATGGTCCTGGAATCCGAAGAGCATGCCCGCGGCCGCGGGGCCCGCATCCTCGCCTCCGTCCTCGGCACCGGCATAGGCATCGACGGCCGGGAACTCACCGACCCCAACCCCAAGACCATGGCCCCAGTGGTGCGTAGCGCCCTCAAAGGGACGGCGGTGGACCTCTCCCGGCTTCTGGTGTTAGCCCACGGCACCGGCACCCGAGCTGGAGACGCGGCCGAAGCCGCCATGCTGGAAGCGGTGCTCGGCAGCGATTTTCCGGGTGCGGTAACGGCGCTCAAGTCCTGGCTGGGGCACGGGGCCGCCGCCTGCGGACTCATGGAGCTTGCCCTCTTGCTCGCCTGCCGCAGCCATGGGTTCGTGCCGCCGGTGCGCGGCCTTGCCACCCCGTGCGCCCGGCTGCCCTTCATGCGTGCATGCCGGCCATGGCAGCCGCGCTTTGTGCTTGTAGAAAGCTTTGGTTTCGGCGGCCAGGCCGCCGCCGTGCTCATGGAGTTGACCCATGCCCTGGGAACCCCGGTTTGATCCCAGCCAGGCCCTCAGCCGTATCCATGCCTATGCCCCGGAGTATCTGGAAGCCGAGGCCCGGGGGGGAAGTCCGGCCATGTTCCTGGAAGCCCTAGCCCAGGCGTGCGGCCTGCACGCCCGCTGGAGGGCCCGGTTCATGGTGCAGGTCCGCTTGGTTTCCATGGCCGACATTCGCCTGCAGCCCGGCCGCGGCACCCATGTTCACGCCTCTCTTCAGGCCGCGACCGCTTCCGGCGCACGCTACCGGGTGGAAGCTGATTTTCTGGCCGCTCCGGCCGCAGTGACCCTGGCCCTTCTGCCGGAAGCCTCCCCGCAAACCCTTTTCCAGAACCGTTTCCAATGGCTCGCTTCCTGACCACGCTGCACGATCGTCTGCGTGTCCTCGATGCCTGCGGCCTTGGCCGCACGGTGCTGCCCGTGGAAGACCGCCACGGCCCCATGGTGCGGGTGGACGGCAAATGGCTGGTGGATTTTTCGTCCAACGATATCCTGGGGATCGCAAGGGATCCAGACCTGGCCGCCCGTATCTGGAATGCGGTGCGGCCCAGACGCCTGGGGGCGGGGGCGGCGCGCCTAGTCAGCGGGCAGAGCCCGGAGCTGGACGAGGCGGAAGCAGCGCTGGCTGCCTGGTGCGGCGCGCCTGACGCCCTGCTCTTTCCCAGCGCCACGCAGGCCAACGCCGCGGTGGCGTCCCTCTTTCAAGGGGACGACCTGGTGGCGGTGGACAAACGCGTGCACGGCAGCATCCTGCACGGGCTTTCCGCCAGCCGCGCCCAGGTGCGCTCCTTTGGCCATAATCGTCTCCCGCACCTTGCCCGCATCCTTGCGAGCGCCCCGGTTGCCGCTGTATGGAGCGAGTCGCTTTTCAGCATGGATGGCGATAGCCCCGACATCCCGGCCATGGCGCAGTGCTGCCGCGAGCACGGCGCCCTGCTTGTCCTCGACGAGGCCCACGCCGTGGGGGTGCTCGGAGCGCACGGCAAGGGCCTTGGCGAAGGATACGCCCCGGTGCGCACCGTGGGACTGGGCAAGGCCTTGGGACTGGTAGGCGGGGCAGTGCTCGGGCCGCCGGAAGTGCGGCGCGCCCTGCTGCACCTGGCGCCTTCGGCCATGTTCACCACAGCGCTTCCGCCGTGGATGGGAACGCTCATCACGACCGTGATCCACGAAGTCCGGCAGCAGGAAGAGCGGCGGCGCCAGGTAGCCCACCTGGCGGATTTGGCCCGCCGTCTGTTCCAGGGCCTTGGCGTCCCGGTGCTGGGGACCCACCATATCCTGGCCGTGGTGCTGGGCAGCGAAACCCGTGCCGCCAAGGTCGCCTGGCGTCTTCGAGATTTTGGATTTCTCGTCTTTGCCGCCCGCTACCCCACGGTGCCCTTGGGTGCTGCGCGCCTGCGCGTGGTGGTCACGGCCCAGCACACCGAGGAGCATCTCCACCAACTTGCCAG
It encodes the following:
- a CDS encoding acyl carrier protein; its protein translation is MTDEIIRIIADIMDQDPHTITPATYLVRDLGAQSIDLLEIGVAMQQRLGIPVQDDTLFLRDLRLVLLRAADEKTAPEAALAQRYPHLSPARISAILADLDAGPVLQVADLVAYAVHVRS
- a CDS encoding beta-ketoacyl synthase N-terminal-like domain-containing protein, which codes for MKVVLTGWGAVTPLGASPQAMAEAVRRGQTPFVPSPWGYPVAPAPSPNVRALVGPMKNARYLCRAGRLAVAAAVQAVADAGLAPPLSRTALFLGLGPHLEAAPPQALWLLSAMPSTTTSLVAAALGIHGESATLLGACAASTQALAWGARTIAEGRTSVALVGGADSRVGERAVAAYASAGVLAPADIRPFDRERSGFIPAEGAAMMVLESEEHARGRGARILASVLGTGIGIDGRELTDPNPKTMAPVVRSALKGTAVDLSRLLVLAHGTGTRAGDAAEAAMLEAVLGSDFPGAVTALKSWLGHGAAACGLMELALLLACRSHGFVPPVRGLATPCARLPFMRACRPWQPRFVLVESFGFGGQAAAVLMELTHALGTPV
- the bioB gene encoding biotin synthase BioB — protein: MHAIHPRIQSALETVLAGGTVSPEAAMEIALLPDSETPGLLLAARTIRRAFLGAATHHCAIVNAKSGRCSENCAFCAQSSHWPTAVSQYGLLDEASLVARGEEAAAWGVRCFSLVTSGLRLLPREMETVCRVVEVLRRRTNLEIAASLGLLSEEDARCLRQAGLVRYHHNLETAGSFFARICSTHDYAEDLATVERAKAHGFSVCCGGILGLGEGWAERIELACTLRDLEVDRVPLNFLTPIPKTPLENQPLLAPAEALKSIALFRLLVPRAGITIAGGRGRVLQDYQSWALLAGATGYMLGNYLTTPGRDLAADQAMLEAGTWI
- a CDS encoding IscA/HesB family protein; translated protein: MFALSKAAKEQLDMHFAGKDVSPIRVYIAAGUGGPRLALALDERKDGDTVLDVDGYTFLVETNLLQEVAPIRVDFNHHYGFNVQSRLKVTSSGCSSCSSCG
- the hypB gene encoding hydrogenase nickel incorporation protein HypB; protein product: MQVEVARNILEANDAGAEELRRIFARHGLLVLNLMSSPGSGKTTLLERTLTDLRGQLRFGVIEGDCQTENDARRVAATGARAVQINTHGGCHLDSTMVREACEQLGLDDLDILIIENVGNLVCPAEFSLGEDAKVTILSVTEGDDKPEKYPFIFSQSRVMLLNKIDLLPYVPFDPARASAFARAVNPELEIFEVAALSGQGMDVWYAWLRRSLEAKRAAR
- a CDS encoding aminotransferase class I/II-fold pyridoxal phosphate-dependent enzyme, coding for MARFLTTLHDRLRVLDACGLGRTVLPVEDRHGPMVRVDGKWLVDFSSNDILGIARDPDLAARIWNAVRPRRLGAGAARLVSGQSPELDEAEAALAAWCGAPDALLFPSATQANAAVASLFQGDDLVAVDKRVHGSILHGLSASRAQVRSFGHNRLPHLARILASAPVAAVWSESLFSMDGDSPDIPAMAQCCREHGALLVLDEAHAVGVLGAHGKGLGEGYAPVRTVGLGKALGLVGGAVLGPPEVRRALLHLAPSAMFTTALPPWMGTLITTVIHEVRQQEERRRQVAHLADLARRLFQGLGVPVLGTHHILAVVLGSETRAAKVAWRLRDFGFLVFAARYPTVPLGAARLRVVVTAQHTEEHLHQLASAIAQALHDLTE
- a CDS encoding hydrogenase maturation nickel metallochaperone HypA, which produces MHELSLVEGILAIVREEMAKHGLKRLIRVRVKHGELSAVVPEALETAFEVLTVGTDLAGACLEPEMVPLRVRCRQCGEEFSPSENERFLMPCPACGTELGHHVLSGRELYIDHIEAE
- a CDS encoding LysM domain-containing protein, with product MRRPSLCLLVVLTLLASVCWGEENVRLFFHKTAAGKAPEGPKHVVREGEWLYKILEDAGFSREEFPQVIPKVRAMNPHVADFNHLRAGQVLYLPRAPKAGKASASHRPPVSPSAPPTLLRKEYVVQPGETLTQILRRETGATDAELYARLFDVVRQYNPHIHNLDALRPGDRLELPAGTPWRSDAEGNASSTSAEDTSPNEDAPLGAGENATQEVGVAQGGTGGNGTGLAPAGGLAVPASGDAPQSTIERSGSEPAQPAVSVSPLRSWEQGRAQARQLLQGLGLTLIPGEEALFPLEDGSWFAVNLRETPALSTPWGARMLLLDAPKPASWMESARAAGFVPIMVPADWQLRPVLQALAGAFPQQVHLWPQGRNLVLPRQGMSINLRAALVAVLEGGRTVALWTQDQNAPPLPQGVREILAAAQVTLLETDASGTPFAPPALPGAAMLLPAANAAWLHKQLDARFPEIRPLTSPGQILAFLRHGKHLVSKHITLSWVRGANELSIQIPAWLIDGEPPIALLEDPLPATVALLAQNGYQCARMER
- a CDS encoding CBS domain-containing protein — protein: MFQVKDIMTEDVFTLKETDTLSAAKDLMSLARIRHIPIVNDAGKFVGLVTHRDILSATVSKLAGIDSATREEIESRIPVREIMQREVTTIREDAPLKEAATILLRGKFGCLPVLRKGKLCGIITEADFLRLTIQLLEATDVDDA
- a CDS encoding SDR family oxidoreductase, with the translated sequence MKLTFQGRRALLLGGSCDLGLALIPLLNAEGLEVFATAASAPGRARLAALLPPERIYTVHLGEAASVSVLAENPPLVDYLVDLAHLREDDALLLSLDPAKAHATWMAMGAHRHQLICALGRGMLARRFGRMLYVSSTAAAVPAPGQGLYSALKRAAEGIYHTLGVELASRGVSTVSLRLGLTQAGRGAAFLEHHPHLPWVSPEDAASCMVFLLSDQGLCIRLTSITVDAGLLARKYSS
- a CDS encoding ATP-binding protein, translated to MERKKLPIGIQTFAKICQENCYYVDKTPFVARLAEDGGYYFLSRPRRFGKSLFLDTLAEAFAGNRALFTGLYLENHWNWENHHPVIRLSFAEGRLQQEAQLEEHIHETLTENAERLGVSIDPAPKDVHLRFGQLITRAAEKHKRQAVVLIDEYDKPILDNLTDPDTARAMREGLRNIYSVLKGRDADLRFVFLTGVSKFSKVSLFSGLNNLNDITVDERYATICGYTEADLDAVFGPEFTAAAKEGRALDRDAVRAWYNGYRWGSGESVYNPFDVLLLLDKREFRAWWFETATPTFLVEWLMRHQFFTPRLERLYADDALLSAFDVEAIAPEALLWQTGYVTITRVHRSEDGVEYELGLPNREVRMALNRALVRGLVPELPHAPNFALTTMLKEGDAHGLGEHMRSLFAGIPADWYRKNPMARYEGYFASVFYSHLAGLGVMTIPERVCTPGRLDLVVIAGAVVWIFEFKVIDGDTPTGEALRQIQAKGYAAAYRGKAAVARVVEVGVEFSTAKRQIVGWEVA